A segment of the Cohnella algarum genome:
GTCATAGGCACATAGCCGCGCTCAGATGAGTAAAAATTACCCATTTCACCGCCTCCGCACGCATGCTGCCGACTCGGTTGAGTCGTGGCGACTCATCTTAGCCCGCCATAGGCACATAGCCGCGCTCAATTGAGTAACAACTACTCATCTTACCGCCTCCGCACGCATGCTGCCGACTCGGTTGAGTCGTGGTGACTCATCTTGACCCGTCATAAGCCATGCTTGCGCTGTCGCCTTCGTGACGTTCCGCCTTAACTCTCGAGGCTCAACGATCCCCGGGAATTTTGTCTTCCGAGGAGATCAGCAGGCTTTTTTATACACAACAAAAAGAACCGCGTTACAACGCGGTTCTGTACATTTTAAGTATGGCGCGCCACGCCGGGATTCGAACCCGGGACGCACAGTTTAGGAAACTGTCGCTCTATCCTGCTGAGCTACGGGCGCGCGACCGAAATCCATTATAACAAAAAAACGGCCAAACGAAAAGGCGCGTTCTTCCCAATCCGATTGCAAGCCCCGCATAAACGCGTTATCTTTAACGTAGCAGAACGGCCGCGGGCCATAACGGTTGGGCGGGGCGGAGCCAACATTGGCGGGGGAACGACAGAGGTCCGGTTTTCGGCTTCCGGCTTGAGCCCGCTGCGTCGGGGAAAAAGCGTTCGATCGAAGTTAACGGTCCCAAACGACCGTTATTCAGGCCGCGGACCTGGGTTTGGCGAAATAGCGGTCTGATGAGACCGTTAATCGCGAGGAGTGCCGCAGGTTTGACGAAATAGCGGTCTGATGAGGCCGTTATCGGGGGGCAATCGTGCCCAAATCGAAGAACGCAAACGAATTAACGGCGCAAAATGACCGTTATTCCCGGAGACAGCTGAAAAAAGCGGTTAACGGCCGGAAACGGCCGCTAATTCCCGCCAGGGAGCCGCAAACGGCAATTCGCGGTCGAACCGGGCCGTTATTTTACTTAAAGGTGGGCCATACATGTCGGTTAACATTCGCGATGTGGCAAGGGCGGCGGGCGTGTCGGTGGCGACGGTGTCCAAGGTGATGAACGGCTATACGACGGTCAACGCCAACACGAGAGAGAAAGTGCTGCGCATCATCGAAGAAACGCAATACCAGCCGAACGCGGCGGCGCGCTCGCTCGTCGGGCAGAGGTCGATGACGCTCGGCGTTTTTTTGACGACCGGGCTTTCGCATCCCTTTTTCGCCAGCGTGCTTAGCGGCATCGACGAGGCCCTGAAAGAGAAGGGGTACGATCTGATCTACCTCGCGCAAGCGTCCAGCCATCGGGACTACAGCATCGTCCGCCACTGCCGGACCCGCCACGTCGAGGGCGTGATCGTGTTCGGCTTTCAGCGCGACGAACGGGACTTCGAGGAACTGATCGGCTCGGGCATCCCGGCCGTGTTCCTCGACATGGACATCGCCGGCCCGCGCCTTGCGGTCATCACTTCCGACAATGTCGAAGCGATGCGGGCGGCGGTCCGCCACCTTCGCGAGCTCGGCCACGAGCGAATCGCCTTCATCGGCGGCCTGCCGGAATCGCTGGTCGGCATGCAGCGCCACGAAGGCTACCGGCTCGGCCTTCGCGACGGCGGCTTGCCGTACCGCCCGGAATACGCGGCGGACGGCGACTTCGGCCGCGCAAGCGGCGCCCGGGCGATGCGCGGCCTGCTCGCCCTGCCGGAGCCGCCGACGGCGGTCGTCTGCGGCTCCGACATGAGCGCGTTCGGCGCGCTCGACGCCGCCGCGGAGGCCGGGCTATCGGTGCCCGTCGATCTGTCCGTCGTCGGCTTCGACGACATCGAGGCGGCGAGCGTCGTCCGCCCCGCGCTCACGACGGTGCGGCAGGACATGCCGTCGATGGGCCGCCGGGCGGTCGAGCTGCTGGACGGCATGATCCGCGACGCGGACTTCCGCCCGCCGGCCCGGGAGGTGCTGCCGACCGAGCTGATCGTGCGCGGCACGACCGGTCGTCCGGCCAAGCCGGGCTCTTAAGCCGCAAGGGAGCCCCACCGCCATGTCACGCCTCCTCTCTCAGCTCGTCGACCAGGTTGGCTTTGGCCATGCGGCGAAGCGGTCCCTGGACGGCGAACAGCCCGACTCCGAACGCGAAGACGCAGGCGACCGCGGCGCCCGCCCACGGAAATTGAAACGTGATGCCTTGAATCCCCCCGTCCAGCTGGACATACAGGAAATAGCTAAGCGCCGTCCCCAGCAGCAGCCCCCAAAACCCGCCGAGCAGCCCGATCCAGACCCCCTCGAGCGAAGCCATCCGCCGAAGCTGCCCGCCGGTCATCCCGACCGCCTGCAGCAAGCCGAACTCCCGGCGCCGCAGCAGCAGATTCGTCTGCACCGTGTTGATGATGTTGAGGCTGCCGATCAATCCGATAACCGCCAAAAATCCGTAAACAAAGACGTTCATTTGCACGGTAAACTGCCGGTTTGCTTTCTGGGTGGCGGCGACATCGACGTATGA
Coding sequences within it:
- a CDS encoding LacI family DNA-binding transcriptional regulator, translating into MSVNIRDVARAAGVSVATVSKVMNGYTTVNANTREKVLRIIEETQYQPNAAARSLVGQRSMTLGVFLTTGLSHPFFASVLSGIDEALKEKGYDLIYLAQASSHRDYSIVRHCRTRHVEGVIVFGFQRDERDFEELIGSGIPAVFLDMDIAGPRLAVITSDNVEAMRAAVRHLRELGHERIAFIGGLPESLVGMQRHEGYRLGLRDGGLPYRPEYAADGDFGRASGARAMRGLLALPEPPTAVVCGSDMSAFGALDAAAEAGLSVPVDLSVVGFDDIEAASVVRPALTTVRQDMPSMGRRAVELLDGMIRDADFRPPAREVLPTELIVRGTTGRPAKPGS